In Lactuca sativa cultivar Salinas chromosome 5, Lsat_Salinas_v11, whole genome shotgun sequence, the DNA window GGAAAATGATTCAATTAATTATAATCCTTCTGATAGTTTGTCAACTAGGGTCATTAGATCTGGACGTAATGTTCACATGCCAGTTAGATTTAGTGATTATGTTGTAGAGTGTAAGCATAAATATGGAATTGAAAGGACTGTAAACTATTTAACTCTTAATAATGAtactttttgttttatttctagTCTTAATAAAACTGTTGAACCAAAAATCTATAGTGATGCAACTTTAGATCCAAATTGGATCAAAGCCATGAATGAGGAAATGGAAGCCCTCTATAGGAACAATACCTGGGAAATTACTAACCTTCCAAAAGTAAGAAAAGCAATAAGATGTCATTGGatttataaaatcatatataaATCCAATGGTGATATAAAAAGATATCAAGTCAGGCTTGTGGCTAAAGGCTATAATCAAAGGGAAGGTATAGATTATGAGGAGACTTTTTCTCCTGTAGCCAAAATAGTAACAGTTCATATTGTTATTTCATTAGTTGTTTATAATTCTTGGCCTCTTTATCAACTGGATATTAACAATGTTTTTTTATATGGAAATTTGTCTGAATGTATATATATGAGTCAACCTGAAGGATATCATTCAAATGATGATATCAAAGTTTGTAGGTTATTAAAGTCTCTTTATGGTCTTAAACAGACCCCAAGAAAGTGGAATGAGAAGTAGTGCTCTTCTCTTACCAGTTTGGGGTTTAAACAAAGTATAAATGATTATTCCTTATTTGTTAAAGATTCTCAAAATACTTTTGTTGTGCTTCTTGTATATATGGATGATATTATTTTAACTGGTAATAATGAAGTTGAATTACATGATGTTAAAATTTTCCTTAAGTCACAAATCTTAATCAAGGACTTAAGTGATCTGAAATATTTCTTGGGTATTGAAGTGTTAAGAACTGAGAGTGACATTTGTCTTAATCCCGATTAATCTTTCATCTAAGCCAATTGGTCAATGATTTGGTATGATCATGGGTTTTCAACCAACTATAAAAAGACAACTTATACGAAAGTTCTTAAAAAACAAATACACAACTTATATGAGTGTTGCCTACAAAACTAGGTGAAGCCATTAAAAATAGATTGATAACAAGTCTGACAATCTCTCAGTCTTTGAGAAACCAAACTTGAACAAAGAAATAACTTGCAATGTAAACACTTGAATTCCAAGTACACAATGCAAGAAACACATTGGGGTAACGTAAGCAataagagtctccaaaagatggaGTTTTTAACCAATACAACACCAATGACAAGCATCACAAAATGACATGTTTTAAACCCACAAGTTACTAATCAAACCAATGCTTCCACCACAAACCACATTTGAAATTAGCACTCCATAAATCTCCAGTTTCACAAATAAACATGACATAACTGCAACTTGCAAGCATGTATTTCCTTAAATCATAAAATGTCAAGTTGTAACAAGTAGTTTCAAGTTTCAACTATGTTTGGATCTTTGGGAGGAAGAGATTTTATACACCAGAAATATCAAATATGTACATATAGATCATTAACAAGGCCCAACATCAACACTGAAGTTTAGAGTAAAGATCTTCAAGAGCAGCATACAATGGTTCAGCAGCCTTTGGCCTCTCCACAGTTCCAAGAAGTATATCACTCGTTGTCAAATACGGATCCCCATAAAACTGTAGATTAGCATCCATCCTTGTTGCAACAACATTCCCTTCCAATGACACTCCAACAAATGCACCTAAATCATCATATCACTTCTCAATCAAACTCCacatttatataaaataacaCAATGAAATAATAAAACTAAATACCTTTGCTACAACTATAAGTATAGCACATTCCAGATCCTCTATCACCAGCTCTCACATCAGCTTCCAAAACCCTCCCAACGGGTCCCGCTGCAGCACTACAACCAGCTCCAAGAGAAAAATGCATTCGAGAACAGAACGTTTTCACAGCTTTAAAATCATGAAGCACAATTATAAAGTCCATAAGTTCACCCCCAACctacataaacaaaaataaataaataaatcccaCTTTGGATATTTGTATCAAATCATagttagttatatttatatttatattattatttataccTGTGGGCCCCACCCTAGGCCTGCTGAAACAATAGCAGAAGGTGCAGACCATGAACCATCTGACCTTCGAGCCAAAACCAAACCAGTACCAATCTTGTAAGTAACCAACACTCCAACTTTAGCAACAGTTAAAATAGCAAGACCTTTAGCACCCTTCATAACTGCAGCAGGAATAGATCTTTCCGGATTTACCCTCGCAGCATTACAGTAACTCCTCAAAGTACTTGAAGACTTATAAATCTCATGTTCCATGGAAACCCCAACCGGAAGATTCAACCATCCACGTGTACAAGTCCAATCCATGACATCATGTTTCGCCACCTGGACCGCATTGCTGATTGTATTAATCAACACGCCTTGTAAAGGATCCAGCATGTCATAACACGTGTCACATACTCTTTGGGGATTTCTCTCTCTGAATTTAACAGGTAATAAGCATCTTCCCTTTGAACATGCTCTACAGAATATGCCACCACAGAATCGACAATGGTGTCTGCCACGTGTGAGGGCTGTGAAGGGGGCGTTGCATTGCATGCATAAGGAAG includes these proteins:
- the LOC111899122 gene encoding uncharacterized protein LOC111899122: MATIEQKVPRSSYPTADMDNKNPFIDNYADSMWAVPKDQTTLHQPTRSIKQDHTYDLSLDSEDFIDEDYYESGDEYHKSIHQTTPEVNLKNVLTGIVAIVTGRNKDTTENIPNSDVSFMGSETNGDTYIHPSVYIPSAPPLLEPTGINYSAYKEVLESEPPEWLRDSSASLCMQCNAPFTALTRGRHHCRFCGGIFCRACSKGRCLLPVKFRERNPQRVCDTCYDMLDPLQGVLINTISNAVQVAKHDVMDWTCTRGWLNLPVGVSMEHEIYKSSSTLRSYCNAARVNPERSIPAAVMKGAKGLAILTVAKVGVLVTYKIGTGLVLARRSDGSWSAPSAIVSAGLGWGPQVGGELMDFIIVLHDFKAVKTFCSRMHFSLGAGCSAAAGPVGRVLEADVRAGDRGSGMCYTYSCSKGAFVGVSLEGNVVATRMDANLQFYGDPYLTTSDILLGTVERPKAAEPLYAALEDLYSKLQC